TGTAAAGTAAAttgacaagttttttttttaattgatacataaagttacaactttttaaatgtttttcaattatatatagGAGATATTTATATGTAGGATGAACTAACTTTTCAAATTGCAAATTTACCTTTTAGATAACTATGCATCCAATTttacctatttaaaaataattcaccGACCTACTCATGTAATTATCGCGTAACTTTTGATACCTCTTATGCTAATATTATACTTATCTTATCGTTTGTAacataaacaaatcaaatttatgctttttcaaatatatttcgAGTAGACTTTGACTATTATAAAACAGAATTTTCGTGCCAAAGATTCTGACTTAACTCAAAGGGGATTGATTACGGTTAATCAACTTTTGTCTGGGTCCTCTCTCTAAACAAACTTCTAGTAAGAAGCCAATAGAGATTATACAACAGGATTGATTGCTTAAGGTATggctaaaatctattttaattgattttttaattttttctattttgtaaaaatatcgATTTGATTCATATGCACATACGTCTCACAGAAACATCGTTTCTCTATCTGAAAACATGTTCTAGCTAGATAGGTGATCAATTTGCTTTAATTTATCTTTGTTTTTCATCAGCATATAATACGAGCTGATAACCCCGTTTCCATATTCTTATAGTTAATTAATCTCATTAGTTttcagaaattttttaaaatacaccGTTGTTAGtcagttatatttttttattttttttatatatattcacatgGAGAAGATGTCGATGCCATGCGCTGCTTGCAAGTACCTGAGGAGAAAATGCACACAAGCCTGCGTGTTTGCACCTTACTTCCCACCTAACAAACAGGAAGATTACGCAGCGATCCACAAGGTATTCGGAGCAAGCCAAGTGGCTAAAATTCTCAACGACCTTCACCCAAGCCAGAGACAAGACGCCGTGACCTCTCTCGTTTACGAGGCACAAACTCTTCTTCTTGACCCGGTCCATGGCTGTTCTCGTCACGTTTACAACCTCCAAAATCAGCTTAAAGACCTTCAGGACCAACTTCAAATCGCCAGGAACGAGCTTGTCTCTTACAATAATATCATCCCATCGCTTGACCTACCTCCTCCGATTACGTATCAGCAAAACCATCAAAACCCTATGTTGATGCCTGTTGTGTCTAATTATGGTGGCCCGTTAACTTCTGAACAGTTACGCGAAGAGGCTCATCGGGTTGAATCTGAAAGAAGCGCTCAAGTGCCGCAAATGCAGCCAAACGCAGCACCCTCAAAGAGGGATGACTGTCCATGACAAAAAGATACCATCAAAGGTATATATCATGTAAATAGTTTTGATGGTAATGTCGGACgcttcatataaaaaaaaatcatggtttttgtttcatttgttaaagaaaaaacttcataatttaggACAAGCGTGATCTCTCTAATATTCTAATAGAAGATGGTTGTTTCTTCTGTGTGCAtgtagggctgggcaaataaaccaaatccgaaaatccaaaccaaacccgatccgataaatatgaatccgatccgatccgaacccgaaataaataccgaatggatcatgttttatgatatttcgGGTGATggatattatccgaaccgaacccgaatctaaatggatacccgatagaacccgaaacattcaaaatttcaaaaaacaacttgtaccaaacatgatttcaattcctaatatgtattcaaaatttattgaacatctaaaataattatctattatacgaagattgatggttgaaggttgaagtttttagattttggattttgttttcattgaataatgtttttcatttcatgagaacttggttttcgttttatgttttcatttatttggttttctttcgatcaataactatgtttacatttcacttgattttgaatgatcacatttgatgttcctttcttttttgaaccgattttatttatgttttggttacaaaatatgtacaaatcaagtatttttaaaaccaaagaaccgattttacttattttttggtTACAAAGTAGATATAAATTAGGTAcatttaaaccgaagaaccgattgggacccgaacccgaaagtatatcggtttgtaccggttctttgaagatttactaaccccgacccgaacctgATAGAACctgaaccggtcccgaaccaaatttttatataatccgaatgtggctgattttgataaacccaaaaaaccgaaacccgattggactaatccaaaacccgattgggaccccgaatgcccaggcctatgTGCATGTGTAGTCATTTTGGTAGAAATATATTAATCATAGGCGAGTTAGCGATATCTATTAATGAGGTGGCAGTACCATGAAGAAGAGATGTTATCTTTTAGTATATTAAAAGACTAGGTAATAATCTGCGCCTTGCATGGAATGTGATTATTACTTTCGTTATTTTTCAATAAGGAGACATTAATCTGTTTAATcaggatatcggttcggttttagatcattttttggtttttaatctcctaaaatataaatatcattttaaatcaatatttatttggtttgttcggttaaaatgtttgatgtttttggttttttttttcatgtggtaatcaaaaattactattatttgtttgttttcatgttatgaatcttagatagtcGTAATGTCGAACaaatggtttcatattatagttttcaaacggataatagttaaaaaagaaaagaaaattattaagacaaatcattttattacaatttggtcgatagtgaaagaagcattaagaaaaaaaatattttgtggtaaatacttagttgtaaggtgctcacgtcaatgtgcatatgtatgtgtatgtaaaagtatataaagatggttgataaatatataaagatactgttaattaatattaaatgatatttttttcaaaataatacatgaaaaataaaattcttaaaatgtaaatatttaaaaacaaaaatactgtaaatatatgtaattcttaaaatgtaattataaactataatatataacttatatataattctttgaatatatgtatatatatatatatgcatataacagatcaaaTTGGATATATTTTCCTATagatattgatatttgtgatttacttttttttatggaTATTGCATTTTAAGTATTTGATTTGCGTCGTAGAGTAACATATATCCgaatttttcggttcgaatcaaaacggataacgaatcgaatcaaaatttatgaataatttgtcaAGATCTATtcgtaaacagtaaaaataacgtaaagaagaaccatgcatgtaaagttttatattaaaaaaatgtaaagtacatagtgtgaacatatttatgtaaaatTCCGCTGAGAAGCTCTCTACATGTGACATGTATTCattttagtgtgaacgcatttattatAATGCTTCTACATGTGAGATGTGTCCAGTTTACTGTGAAcgtatttattacaatgattctcttttaatatatgattgtaattttatattaaaaaaatgtaaagtacatagtgtgaacatatttatgtaaaatTCCGCTGAGAAGCTCTCTACATGTGACATGTATTCattttagtgtgaacgcatttattatAATGCTTCTACATGTGAGATGTGTCCAGTTTACTGTGAAcgtatttattacaatgcttctcttttaatatatgattgtaattttatattaaaaaaatgtaaagtaCATAGtatgaacatatttatgtaaaatTCCGCTGAGAAGCTCTCTACATGTGACATGTATTCattttagtgtgaacgcatttattatAATGCTTCTACATGTGAGATGTGTCTAGTTTACTGTGAACgtatttattacaatgtttctcttttaatatatgattgtaattttatttaaaattttctatttcttaaCTAGTGcattatttgatttgattttattaattaatgaacGCAATAATAGAAATAACAATTTGAAGAAATTAATGTCaaacttatatttaaatatagaattacatttataataaaacaattttaaagtttattacAAAACGGACGAGGTATTTTATTAGAACTTAGAAGCATCAACTCGGAGGCGTGTTACTTCCTGATCAACGAAACACAGAAATTAACCGTTGGTTTGTTGCGCAAGTATCGTAACGTTGGGCTAAATGGTATGTATACTTGTCGAACAGACGATCCATTATGGCGCTTCCAAAATGAGCAGCAAGCATCCGTTCGGTAATGGATCTTATGGTTTTTGCTCTCTTTCTAACGACTTCAAATACACATGATTGGtccacatcatcatcatctttcacTTCAGTACGACCAGTTTTGTATGAAAAGAGAAGACCATATACTGTCTCGAAATTGTTGATCTTGAAAGAGCCCTCGTTTTCAATGACTTCCCTCACCTCGTTTTCGTCAGGATTGTAAAACGGCAAGTTGAAAGATTCCACATCTGATTCCTTCACTATCCCCTGCACGCAAAACGTTACCCGAAATCGATTAGAACTACGATCTAAATGGATactataatttgaaaaaaaaatctagaatcCCAAAGAGTCATTATAACAACTACTTCATTTGTTTCATAATATATGTTAGTTTAAAACACGAAATTACGAAAACTATATTCTTCAAAAAGTATCATTtcatatataaactaaatacaATCCAACCAATGATTAAAAACCTCTAAATTGATTAcataatattcaataaataaaaaatatatagaaatgtgaaaacaatttttattttaaaacaaaaaaaaactttgtaaaacaatttatattatgaaaccAAGAGTACCTCAGAGACCAAATCTAGGAGGGAATGAGATATCAACGACCAATTCTGGAAACAATCTTTGGATAAAGGGTCCAAAGCTTTCCTGCCCACCAAAGTGAGAACCATACGTCCATTAGGCATTGTCTCCTCCGCACGCATTCTTAGAAATAATGAGAAACCATTCTTGAACTGAGTCAAATAACTCTTGTACACATTCGGAGGGCATGGACTTCTAAGATACACGTTCGTCTTGTTTTCCTCAAGCCCATCAGGAACCTTAGAAAGCCAATGGAGACTCAAAGATGAATGAACAAAATGGAGAGACTTGCTTGGGAAAAGTCTTGAGTAGAATGAGCCTGGGACTCCTGAGACGAAGCACTTCTCTTTGACATTCATTTTCAGCTTCTCGTGGAAGTAAGGGAGCCATTTGAAGGTAGTGTTGAAGTCGTTGTCTGGAAGATCGTTCAGACAACAATCTATCTCTGGTGGATTTTCTCCTTTTTGTTGGTATGATTCTATGATGGTGTTGACTATTTCGGACGTAGCCAAGAACGTGTTTTCTCCGGAAGAACACCCCAAGTCGGCCACTTTGATACACTCAGGAAACCCCAATTTCACTATCACTTCCTTTACGTTTTCGACCACAGCTAGTTTTGCATGGGagttaatatttttctataagaAGTTGAAAAGTAAAGTTAATCATTCATACGGAACATGAAAAACCTTGAACCAACCAAAATAAGCCTATAATGCCTAAGATGAGAGACACAGAAAATGCATATGTATTAtcagaaagtttttttttgaaaaagtattaTCAGAAAGTTGTTATCAAATTATCTAATAATACATTGATTTgcgatgtatatataaaaatatgtttgccAAAGCGATATGGTTCATATGTAGCAAAACCAGATTCATAGTAACaactttttttgtcaaaggATTATAGTACCAAGTATACAGAAGCACTTACCTGCACCTCGGAATTATTTGCATAACTATGTTCTCCATCCCCACCCTTCATGCTAAGAACACTCATGATAAAGTCCCTAATGTATATAATCTATTAAGACTAAATTAAGAAAGTCGACACTaggattataaatatataagcaCAAGAGGGAAGAAGAGTACTctttgaatttattaaatttttatttattgttttgcaATATGGAGAATTATTGGATTTGTAATGTCAGGAACCATAGAAATGTGTGTATGGACTCTTTACacgtttatattttaaaataattttattttcgcAAAATCATACAATCATGAATTTTCACACTAGCAATAAATATGCGGCGAGACTTTTTGTGTGATATTATTTTGAGAAATTAGGCCACTTGGATAACAAAAATTAACTATGTAcccattacaattttttttttttgaattatatagaGGTATCCTGGCCTCACAGAAAtgatccagactagtcacgtgttgcCACGTGTCGGTCCTCTGTCCCTGGTgatgccgaaatgttaattcccCAGTGGCCAAGATTCGAACTCAGGTGGCGGTACTCACAGCTGTAAATCCTTTACCACTAGAACTAAAAGCTCCGGTTACCCATTACAATTCATAGGCTATAGTattctgtatatatataatattcactTACTAACCGTTTGTTTAGCTTTTGTGGAAACACTATGGCCTCTAGTGGTCAagttttaaaggcttctacatcTAAGTCAAGAAGTACCGTCGAGAATTGATCTCACATGGCAGTTCAAGATGATGCAGTCATACGTGAATCCTCATAAGATATGTAAAATTGTCGGCTGTAATATCGTCTGTGTAATGTTTCTCATAGTTTATAATAGCATAATAACCAGACAAAAAAAACGTTTCGTTTAGCCAGAACCGTTTGAtttcccttcttcttcctcccctctcaattttatttgatatatatcttTTGTATTATATGTAATTCAACCAATTAATTATGTTGATAATACATATAGATTTTTCTACATTTGTTATAacttgaaaaaatttcaaacaatattttttttaaaatatcagaCGAAAGTTATACTATACTATAGCCCTGGGCATTCAGATATTAGCTTCGATTTTGGCTAGGAACCATTCGGTTCCGGGTATATCAGATAAATCATTCTTATACCTAATAAATACTTATgagatttcggttcggtttcgattCGGTCTCGGTTCAGTTTCGGATACCCGTTTAATAtatgaatcaaatatatatacaaaatatattatttagcaTGT
The Brassica napus cultivar Da-Ae chromosome A1, Da-Ae, whole genome shotgun sequence DNA segment above includes these coding regions:
- the LOC106352528 gene encoding LOB domain-containing protein 28-like — translated: MSMPCAACKYLRRKCTQACVFAPYFPPNKQEDYAAIHKVFGASQVAKILNDLHPSQRQDAVTSLVYEAQTLLLDPVHGCSRHVYNLQNQLKDLQDQLQIARNELVSYNNIIPSLDLPPPITYQQNHQNPMLMPVVSNYGGPLTSEQLREEAHRVESERSAQVPQMQPNAAPSKRDDCP